In a genomic window of Lathamus discolor isolate bLatDis1 chromosome 4, bLatDis1.hap1, whole genome shotgun sequence:
- the TPBGL gene encoding trophoblast glycoprotein-like, which produces MARRQERAAGSGRWLPWLGFALLPLAVPPAAAPGGCPSACYCVATPEQVQCRYERLEEPPKELPVTVHNLSIAGSNLSVLPRAAFAARPLPDLRLLRLRHDNIHTIEDMALQGLPALRTLDLSHNPLLSVAAGAFAGVPLLRTLQLNQALLAAPLEDQLALAMRNLSLRRLELAGNALRALPASLLPAGLEELDLRNNSLQRLVAAELRSLDAPALRGLRLTLGANPLSCDCALRPFLTWLRSAAVARVPDARSLRCAAPPALRGAVLLRLRPEGLVCVDAEGGEPGRLETASYVFFGIVLALIGIVFLMVLYLNRRGIKRWLHNLREACRDQMEGYHYRYEQDADPRCASAVGTPGL; this is translated from the coding sequence ATGGCCCGCAGGCAGGAGCGGGCAGCGGGCAGCGGGCGctggctgccctggctgggGTTCGCTCTCCTGCCGCTGGCCgtgccccccgccgccgcccccgggGGCTGCCCGTCCGCCTGTTACTGCGTGGCCACCCCGGAGCAGGTCCAGTGCCGCTACGAGAGGCTGGAGGAGCCGCCGAAGGAGCTGCCGGTCACCGTGCACAACCTCAGCATCGCCGGCAGCAACCTGAGCGTCCTGCCCCGCGCTGCCTTCGCCGCCCGCCCGCTGCCAGACCTCCGCCTGCTCCGCCTGCGCCACGACAACATCCACACCATCGAGGACATGGCCCTGCAAGGGCTGCCCGCGCTGCGCACCCTCGACCTGAGCCACAACCCGCTGCTCTCGGTGGCCGCCGGTGCCTTCGCCGGCGTGCCCCTGCTGCGCACGCTGCAGCTCAACCAAGCGCTCTTGGCCGCCCCGTTGGAGGACCAGCTCGCCCTGGCCATGCGCAACCTCAGCCTGCGGCGCCTGGAGCTGGCGGGCAACGCGCTGCGGGCGCTGCCGGCCTCCCTCTTACCGGCCGGCTTGGAGGAGCTGGACCTGCGCAACAACTCCCTGCAGCGGCTGGTGGCCGCCGAGCTGCGGAGCCTGGATGCTCCGGCCTTGAGGGGCTTGAGGCTCACGTTGGGAGCCAACCCGTTGAGCTGCGACTGTGCCCTGCGCCCGTTCCTGACCTGGCTGCGCTCCGCAGCCGTCGCCCGCGTCCCCGATGCCCGCAGCCTGCGTTGTGCCGCGCCACCGGCGCTGCGCGGGGCCGTCCTGCTGCGCCTGCGGCCCGAGGGGCTCGTGTGTGTGGATGCTGAGGGTGGTGAGCCCGGGAGGCTGGAAACGGCCTCTTACGTCTTCTTCGGCATCGTCCTGGCCCTCATCGGCATCGTGTTCCTCATGGTGCTCTACCTGAACCGCCGTGGCATCAAGCGCTGGCTCCATAACCTCCGCGAGGCTTGTCGTGACCAGATGGAGGGATACCACTACCGCTACGAGCAGGACGCTGATCCACGCTGTGCCAGCGCCGTTGGTACCCCCGGCCTCTGA